From the Planktothrix tepida PCC 9214 genome, one window contains:
- a CDS encoding ABC transporter ATP-binding protein: MLYIKNLVYHPAASDNPILAQVNLELAPQQMGLIIGPSGSGKSTLLEILAGLAEKTKGNICWREQELTSEHLQQLAGLVFQFPERHFCGGTILDELRLGHPELGSEQVHQALDEVGLSHLSLQVAPHSLSGGQQRRLALAVQLIRQPHILMLDEPTAGLDWSMRQQLINLLGKLKKHWTLLIVTHDARELLNLADCCWSLQHGHLAPLDLKTMVMQDQQKIVASPKA, encoded by the coding sequence ATGCTTTATATCAAAAATTTAGTTTATCATCCCGCCGCTAGTGACAACCCGATTTTAGCGCAGGTCAACTTAGAACTGGCACCGCAGCAAATGGGACTCATTATTGGGCCTAGTGGTTCGGGAAAAAGTACATTACTGGAAATTTTAGCGGGTTTAGCTGAAAAAACGAAGGGAAATATTTGCTGGCGGGAGCAAGAATTAACCTCGGAACACTTACAACAGCTTGCGGGTTTAGTGTTTCAATTTCCAGAACGACATTTTTGTGGCGGCACAATTTTAGATGAGTTACGCTTAGGTCATCCAGAGTTAGGTTCAGAGCAGGTTCATCAAGCGTTAGATGAAGTAGGACTCAGCCATTTATCGTTACAAGTTGCTCCCCATTCCCTCAGTGGTGGACAGCAAAGACGTCTAGCCTTAGCGGTACAATTAATTCGCCAACCTCATATTTTAATGTTAGATGAACCAACGGCGGGTTTAGACTGGTCAATGCGACAACAATTAATTAATTTATTAGGAAAATTAAAAAAACATTGGACGTTATTAATTGTCACCCATGATGCTAGAGAATTGTTGAATCTTGCAGATTGTTGTTGGTCATTACAACACGGTCATTTAGCTCCCCTAGATTTGAAGACAATGGTAATGCAAGACCAACAAAAAATAGTAGCTTCTCCAAAAGCTTAA
- the rsmG gene encoding 16S rRNA (guanine(527)-N(7))-methyltransferase RsmG, whose amino-acid sequence MNQTSFPKLPELTAIWQDTLNWQPTPAQQDLFQQLFELILEFNQQLNLTRLTEPEEFWEKHLWDSLRGIAPVLSGKIPAHPGDKIIDIGTGGGFPGIPVALVLPDCSVTLLDSTRKKITALTTILEQLNIKNTIPWVGRAEALGQHPKHRESYQLALLRAVAPPSVSAEYALPLLKIGGLGILYRGHWTTEEEKQLTFTVKQLGGIIESVDEFTTPLTNSVRHCVSIKKVKYTPKQYPRNVGVPGQKPL is encoded by the coding sequence ATGAATCAAACTTCCTTCCCTAAGTTACCCGAACTGACTGCAATTTGGCAGGATACATTAAATTGGCAACCTACTCCTGCACAACAGGATTTATTTCAACAATTATTTGAGTTAATTCTGGAGTTTAATCAACAACTGAACTTAACTCGCTTAACTGAACCTGAAGAATTTTGGGAAAAACATTTATGGGATTCTCTACGCGGAATTGCCCCCGTATTATCGGGTAAAATTCCTGCCCATCCCGGTGATAAAATTATTGATATTGGCACAGGGGGAGGCTTCCCCGGAATACCTGTGGCTTTAGTATTACCGGATTGTTCTGTGACGTTATTAGATTCAACTCGCAAGAAAATTACCGCCTTAACAACAATTTTAGAGCAATTAAATATCAAAAATACAATTCCTTGGGTGGGTCGAGCAGAAGCTCTGGGTCAACATCCTAAACATCGAGAATCCTATCAGTTGGCTTTGTTAAGAGCCGTTGCTCCGCCATCCGTTTCTGCTGAATATGCTCTGCCTTTATTAAAGATTGGAGGATTAGGAATACTCTATCGAGGTCACTGGACAACGGAAGAAGAAAAACAGTTAACATTCACGGTGAAACAATTAGGGGGAATCATCGAATCTGTTGATGAATTTACCACCCCTTTAACTAACAGTGTTCGCCACTGTGTATCGATTAAAAAAGTAAAATATACGCCTAAACAATACCCGCGAAATGTTGGAGTTCCCGGTCAAAAACCCTTGTAG
- a CDS encoding cache domain-containing protein, producing the protein MINPDPKTAKKNRQISLRLVLIVPFVLQIVGAVGLVGYLSYQSGQQAVENLANQVMNQVTKRIHDHLNTSLQIQQQIVALNYDIFQQGSLNIKDFEQLRQHLWQQIKLSPSLSSNGFANEQGEQINYYRLLSRELLAQANQLSGENLKQGAFILNQVNLPDVTKRKYYLVDHQGRGRKLSYVKPVNVLQTDWYLAAIAAKKQTWSPIIVYKVPKTLGINAIFPVYDNGKKLQGVFNSGIILDGIGTFLNNLKFSTSGQTFIIDRQGDLVATSTLETPYLKDATGKLIRLSATQSQNPWTRIITHQLQQQYGDLNQIKTDFNFQVPLKGKTLFVHIKPYQDQYGLDWLLVVALPDSDFMAEIQANAKLTVLLSLITLQ; encoded by the coding sequence ATGATTAACCCTGACCCCAAAACAGCTAAAAAAAACCGACAAATTTCCCTGAGATTAGTGTTAATTGTCCCCTTTGTGTTGCAAATTGTCGGTGCTGTGGGATTAGTGGGTTATTTGTCTTATCAGAGTGGACAACAAGCGGTAGAAAACTTAGCCAATCAGGTGATGAATCAGGTAACAAAACGAATACATGATCACCTGAATACCTCCCTGCAAATTCAACAGCAAATAGTCGCTCTAAATTATGATATTTTTCAACAGGGTAGCCTTAATATCAAAGATTTTGAGCAACTACGTCAGCATCTTTGGCAACAGATCAAACTCTCTCCTTCCCTTTCATCTAATGGCTTCGCTAATGAACAGGGAGAACAGATAAACTACTATCGCCTTCTCAGTCGGGAATTACTTGCACAAGCCAATCAGCTTTCTGGAGAAAATCTCAAACAAGGTGCATTCATCTTAAACCAAGTCAACCTTCCAGATGTCACAAAACGGAAATATTATCTCGTTGATCATCAAGGTAGAGGTAGGAAATTGAGCTATGTGAAACCCGTTAATGTACTGCAAACCGATTGGTATCTGGCGGCAATTGCAGCTAAAAAACAAACTTGGTCGCCGATTATTGTTTACAAAGTGCCAAAAACATTAGGGATTAATGCGATATTTCCTGTTTATGATAATGGGAAAAAACTTCAAGGTGTTTTTAATAGTGGCATTATATTAGATGGAATCGGAACCTTTTTAAATAATCTCAAATTCTCGACTTCAGGACAAACATTTATTATTGATCGTCAGGGCGATCTTGTCGCTACATCAACGTTAGAAACTCCCTATTTGAAAGATGCCACGGGAAAGTTAATCCGCTTAAGTGCTACCCAGAGTCAGAACCCTTGGACAAGGATAATCACCCATCAACTGCAACAACAATATGGCGATCTTAACCAAATTAAAACTGATTTTAACTTCCAAGTTCCCTTGAAGGGGAAAACGCTGTTTGTTCACATTAAGCCTTATCAAGATCAATATGGTTTAGATTGGTTGTTAGTCGTAGCTCTCCCAGACTCTGACTTTATGGCAGAAATTCAGGCTAATGCCAAATTAACAGTTTTACTCTCTCTTATTACCTTACAATAA
- the tnpA gene encoding IS200/IS605 family transposase: MTENQYRRKNTSVSLINYHFVFCPKRRKRVLVNGVSRRLEEIIYQKAKELECDVLALEIMPDHVHLFISCHPLIAPHQIMFRIKGASSRILRKEFPHLLKLPSLWSRSYYCGTAGSVSSETIKKYIANQNSH; encoded by the coding sequence ATGACAGAAAATCAATATAGAAGAAAAAACACATCAGTTAGTCTGATCAACTATCATTTTGTCTTTTGCCCAAAAAGGAGGAAAAGGGTGTTGGTTAACGGAGTGAGCAGAAGATTAGAGGAAATTATCTACCAAAAAGCAAAAGAGCTAGAATGTGATGTCCTAGCTCTGGAGATAATGCCTGATCATGTGCATTTATTTATTAGTTGTCACCCTTTGATTGCTCCACATCAAATTATGTTCAGAATCAAAGGGGCATCATCAAGAATATTAAGAAAAGAATTTCCTCATTTACTTAAACTACCTTCTTTGTGGAGTCGAAGCTATTATTGTGGGACGGCTGGTTCTGTTTCTAGTGAAACTATCAAAAAGTATATTGCTAACCAAAACTCTCACTAG
- a CDS encoding RNA-guided endonuclease InsQ/TnpB family protein → MDDMTKITRTIKLKFVDLNRCKAQVFEQMTAENTRVANKLLSLPIKERRKMTTAKIMSELKSALVNQVIRHTTSPTGRKTKQYKVLPVEVNNQNWKLTLKGNTYSISFPTLKGEKRIPIEVASPHWQPVLDGLLEGTIQGGSFKLIKHRNKWYAYLSITEDVPEVKTEKRLGCDRGQNNLAVVAPKQGFGKFFNGQSVKHRRRYFQQRRKQLQEAKKFRALKKWDKKERRWMDAINHTISRRIVRFAEYHNADVVIEDLEGCRSTMKQSQKSRSDSGESRHNWSYYSLEQKLNYKLALKGLKLIKRPAPYTSKSCSTCGFIGKRNRHDFNCPNGHYHNSDLNAAKNLAQWDGFSCQLDLQRDASVMDSSGLTDGVLGTPLNSVNTVKQEYIQLSLLDWTRYENPTPLA, encoded by the coding sequence ATGGATGACATGACAAAAATAACTCGGACGATTAAATTGAAATTCGTGGATCTCAACCGTTGTAAAGCTCAGGTGTTTGAGCAAATGACGGCAGAAAACACACGGGTTGCCAACAAGCTGTTGTCATTGCCGATTAAAGAACGGCGTAAAATGACAACAGCTAAAATTATGTCCGAGTTAAAATCTGCCCTTGTTAACCAAGTAATCCGACATACCACATCACCCACAGGTCGTAAAACCAAACAATATAAAGTTCTTCCTGTGGAAGTTAACAACCAAAACTGGAAGTTAACCCTAAAAGGGAATACTTATTCAATTAGTTTTCCAACCCTTAAAGGTGAAAAAAGAATTCCCATTGAAGTTGCATCTCCCCATTGGCAACCTGTTTTAGACGGATTGTTAGAGGGAACAATTCAAGGGGGTTCTTTTAAATTAATTAAACATCGAAATAAGTGGTATGCCTATCTGTCAATTACTGAGGATGTTCCAGAAGTTAAGACGGAGAAAAGATTAGGATGTGACCGAGGACAGAATAATTTAGCGGTAGTTGCACCTAAACAGGGTTTTGGTAAGTTCTTTAATGGTCAAAGCGTTAAGCATCGGAGACGTTATTTTCAACAACGAAGAAAACAACTTCAAGAAGCTAAAAAGTTTCGAGCATTAAAGAAATGGGACAAAAAAGAACGACGATGGATGGATGCAATCAATCATACAATCAGCCGTCGAATTGTTCGTTTTGCCGAATACCATAATGCTGATGTTGTTATTGAGGATTTAGAAGGATGTCGAAGCACAATGAAACAGAGCCAAAAATCTCGTTCTGATTCCGGTGAATCTCGACATAATTGGTCTTATTATTCTTTGGAACAGAAACTTAATTATAAGTTGGCTCTTAAAGGATTGAAATTAATTAAAAGACCTGCGCCATACACTTCCAAATCCTGTTCAACCTGTGGTTTTATTGGTAAAAGAAATCGACATGATTTCAATTGCCCTAATGGTCACTACCATAACTCTGATTTGAATGCTGCGAAAAACCTAGCTCAATGGGACGGTTTTTCTTGTCAGTTAGACCTACAGAGAGATGCTTCTGTAATGGATTCATCCGGTTTAACTGATGGGGTGCTTGGCACACCCCTGAACTCGGTGAATACAGTCAAACAAGAGTATATTCAACTGTCTCTGCTTGACTGGACTAGATACGAGAATCCCACCCCTTTAGCGTAG
- a CDS encoding ATP-binding protein — translation MSILTTAIGILTARWITHPILRLNRASQAIAKGEWQYLTPEKNHGIQDIKLQGITEVTSLTDSFNSMAIQLKTAFETLENRVYERTAELEIAKEKAEVANQAKSTFIANMSHELRSPLNAILGFSQLILRKSAVSPEEYENADIIYRSGEYLLTLINNILDLSKIEAGKTTLNPRYFDLYYLLDDLENMLHLRAVSAGLTLIFIRDENVPHYIYTDEVKLRQVIINLLSNAIKFTLDGQITLSVFQGDQETIDIFNLHFSICDTGVGIAPEELPKLFDAFSQAQAGKKCNEGTGLGLAISRKFISLMGGDISVESELGKGTTFQFYIQAKLGQEIVSKTPEKHPQVLALAPGQPTYKILTVDDKEINRQLLIKLLSPLGFEVKEASNGIEAIAIWEEWEPHLIWMDMRMPVMDGYEATQYIKSTTKGNGTAIIALTASVLEEEKAITLSAGCDDFLRKPFTEYTIFEALGKHLGVEYIYAETQTLLRSSPKLKLTSEDLKIMSPEWINQLYEAALEANSTQVLELIEEIPATEIDLTQFLTKVVRKFQFEQIIELTEPLINHD, via the coding sequence GTGTCAATCCTGACTACAGCTATTGGTATTCTCACCGCTCGATGGATTACTCATCCAATTCTCCGTTTAAATCGAGCAAGTCAGGCAATCGCAAAGGGTGAATGGCAATATTTAACCCCAGAAAAAAATCACGGGATTCAGGATATCAAACTTCAAGGTATTACTGAAGTAACAAGTCTTACCGATTCATTTAATAGTATGGCGATTCAGTTAAAAACTGCTTTTGAAACCTTAGAAAATCGGGTATATGAACGCACCGCAGAATTAGAAATTGCTAAGGAAAAAGCCGAAGTTGCCAATCAAGCCAAAAGTACCTTTATTGCCAATATGAGCCATGAATTGCGATCGCCTTTGAATGCTATTCTAGGTTTTTCCCAATTGATCTTAAGAAAGTCGGCAGTTAGTCCAGAAGAATATGAGAATGCAGACATTATCTATCGCAGTGGAGAATATTTACTAACCCTGATTAATAATATTCTGGATTTATCAAAAATAGAAGCCGGAAAAACCACCTTGAATCCTCGATATTTTGATCTGTATTACCTCCTAGATGATTTAGAAAATATGTTGCATCTACGCGCTGTATCTGCGGGTTTAACACTGATATTTATTCGAGATGAAAATGTTCCTCATTATATCTATACCGATGAAGTTAAACTGCGTCAGGTGATCATCAATTTACTTAGTAATGCCATTAAATTTACCTTAGATGGTCAAATTACACTCTCTGTCTTTCAGGGAGATCAAGAAACAATCGATATTTTTAATCTTCATTTTTCTATTTGTGATACGGGAGTCGGAATAGCACCCGAAGAATTACCCAAGCTGTTTGATGCTTTTTCTCAAGCTCAAGCGGGAAAGAAATGCAATGAAGGAACGGGTTTAGGGTTAGCCATTAGTCGCAAATTTATCTCATTAATGGGAGGAGATATTTCTGTAGAAAGTGAATTAGGAAAAGGCACAACCTTTCAATTTTATATTCAAGCTAAATTAGGTCAAGAAATTGTGAGTAAAACTCCAGAAAAACACCCTCAAGTTCTGGCTTTAGCTCCCGGTCAACCCACCTATAAAATTCTGACGGTTGATGATAAAGAAATTAATCGTCAATTACTAATTAAATTACTTTCACCTTTAGGATTTGAGGTAAAAGAAGCGAGTAATGGAATTGAAGCGATCGCAATATGGGAAGAATGGGAACCCCATTTAATTTGGATGGATATGCGAATGCCTGTGATGGATGGTTATGAAGCCACTCAATATATTAAATCCACAACTAAAGGCAATGGGACTGCCATTATTGCGTTAACAGCCAGTGTTTTAGAAGAAGAAAAAGCGATTACTCTCTCAGCCGGATGTGATGATTTTCTCCGTAAACCCTTTACAGAATATACCATTTTTGAGGCTTTAGGGAAACATTTAGGAGTGGAGTATATTTATGCAGAAACACAAACTCTTTTAAGGAGTAGTCCCAAACTAAAGTTAACTTCAGAGGATTTAAAAATTATGTCCCCTGAATGGATTAATCAACTCTATGAAGCTGCATTAGAAGCAAACTCTACCCAAGTTTTGGAATTAATTGAAGAAATTCCGGCTACCGAGATTGATCTCACCCAATTTCTAACAAAGGTTGTGCGTAAATTTCAATTTGAGCAGATAATTGAATTAACCGAGCCTTTAATAAACCATGATTAA
- a CDS encoding ATP-binding protein translates to MINLRSKTVKKNRQIPLRFVLIFPFVLQIVGAVGLVGYLSYRSGQHAVENLADKLMTETSNRIEQYLNSYMGKAQEINQMNVEAFESGILNLNDFKAMGKYFCRQQQLFGFTYINFGSKEGGYIGAGYGDPAGNVLEISETLPSEPNKYRYYLVDKQANRLKLINTVAISQIDSLWYLDAVKAGKPIWTSIYSWTVASNVLSISASTPVYSSQNNLLGVFGIDLDLLQISQFLKKLNKTSSGHIFIMERSGLIVASSEDESPILVVNNKGQRLAAINSRETVIRDLTGELIKGFGSLNAINKPQSLRPNLAHNPFVRVIPYRDQYGLDWVVVIVIPESEFLGEIQANTQTTILLCFLTLILATVLGIITSNLIAKPIKRLSQASRAIANGELSQVVEIEGVSEIETLADSFNDMAFQLQTSFETLEHRVEERTAELVIAKEKAEVANQAKSTFIANMSHELRSPLNAILGFSQLMIRSPNLPSEQYENAGIIYRSGEYLLTLINNVLDLSKIEAGKTSLNLNHFDLYQLLDDLEDMLDLRAINAGLKLIFQRSETLPRYICTDAVKLRQVLINLLSNAIKFTSQGGISLTVFEDKEDSTDVITLTFKIRDTGVGISQAELPKLFEAFTQAQAGKEKQEGTGLGLTISRKFVQLMGGDISVESELGKGTTFRFTIQAKLGQYIKNEPTETRQKVLGLIPGQPTYKILTVDDKEINCKLLIKLLEPLGFELKEARNGLEAIAIWNEWEPHLIFMDMRMPVMDGYEATKYIKSTTKGNATAIIAVTASVLEEEKAIVLSAGCDNFIRKPFTEQRIFESLTKHLGVQYIYEETQAILNNKLNVKLTTDDLNIMSQDWIDKLYKSALEADGQVVMELIIEIPNTQIFLIQFLTQLVRKFQFEQIVELIEPLINHES, encoded by the coding sequence ATGATTAACCTTCGCTCGAAGACCGTCAAAAAAAACAGACAAATTCCCCTGAGATTTGTGTTAATTTTCCCCTTTGTGTTGCAAATTGTGGGCGCAGTGGGTTTAGTCGGCTATCTTTCTTACCGCAGTGGACAGCACGCTGTTGAGAACCTGGCTGATAAATTAATGACAGAGACGAGTAATCGTATTGAGCAATATCTTAATAGTTACATGGGAAAAGCTCAAGAAATCAACCAAATGAATGTGGAGGCTTTTGAGTCAGGAATCTTAAACTTGAATGATTTTAAGGCTATGGGTAAATATTTCTGTCGTCAGCAGCAATTATTTGGTTTTACCTATATTAACTTTGGTAGTAAGGAAGGAGGATATATTGGTGCAGGTTATGGAGATCCGGCAGGTAATGTGTTAGAAATTTCAGAAACTCTCCCATCTGAACCCAATAAGTATCGATATTACTTGGTTGACAAGCAAGCGAATCGACTAAAATTAATTAATACAGTTGCGATTTCTCAAATTGATAGTCTCTGGTACTTGGATGCGGTGAAAGCGGGCAAACCAATCTGGACTTCGATTTATTCTTGGACAGTTGCGTCGAATGTTCTCAGTATCTCAGCAAGCACTCCCGTTTATAGCTCCCAAAATAATTTGCTTGGGGTATTTGGTATTGATCTCGATCTCCTTCAGATTAGTCAGTTTCTCAAAAAACTTAATAAAACAAGTTCTGGTCATATTTTTATCATGGAGCGTTCAGGATTGATTGTGGCGAGTTCAGAAGATGAATCTCCTATCTTGGTCGTGAATAACAAAGGGCAACGTTTGGCAGCTATCAATAGTCGTGAAACAGTCATTCGTGATTTGACTGGGGAGTTAATCAAAGGATTTGGTAGTTTAAATGCCATCAATAAACCGCAATCACTCCGCCCTAATTTAGCTCACAATCCTTTTGTTCGTGTCATCCCCTACCGAGATCAATATGGTTTGGATTGGGTGGTCGTGATAGTCATCCCAGAATCTGAATTTCTAGGAGAAATTCAAGCTAATACCCAGACCACTATTTTACTTTGTTTCTTAACTTTAATTCTCGCTACAGTATTAGGAATTATTACATCAAATTTGATTGCTAAACCGATTAAGCGATTGAGTCAAGCAAGTAGAGCGATCGCTAATGGTGAATTGAGTCAGGTTGTTGAGATCGAGGGAGTTTCCGAGATCGAGACTCTAGCCGATTCCTTTAATGACATGGCTTTTCAGTTACAAACCTCTTTTGAAACCTTAGAACATCGCGTAGAAGAACGCACCGCAGAATTAGTGATTGCTAAAGAAAAAGCCGAAGTTGCTAATCAAGCTAAAAGTACGTTTATTGCTAATATGAGTCACGAATTGCGATCGCCCTTGAATGCGATTTTAGGCTTTTCTCAATTAATGATTAGAAGTCCTAATCTTCCCTCTGAACAATATGAAAACGCCGGAATTATCTATCGGAGTGGTGAATATCTATTAACTCTGATTAATAATGTTTTAGATTTGTCTAAAATCGAAGCGGGAAAAACCAGCCTAAATCTGAATCATTTTGATTTGTATCAGTTATTAGATGATTTAGAAGATATGCTAGATTTACGAGCGATTAATGCCGGATTAAAGTTAATCTTTCAACGCAGTGAAACCCTTCCTCGCTATATCTGTACTGATGCCGTTAAATTGCGTCAGGTGTTAATTAATTTACTCAGCAATGCAATTAAATTTACGTCTCAAGGGGGTATTAGTTTAACCGTTTTTGAGGATAAAGAAGACTCAACGGACGTGATTACCTTAACTTTTAAAATCCGCGATACGGGAGTGGGAATTTCCCAGGCGGAATTACCGAAACTCTTTGAAGCCTTCACCCAAGCCCAAGCCGGAAAAGAAAAGCAAGAAGGGACGGGTTTAGGATTAACTATTAGTCGTAAATTTGTGCAATTAATGGGGGGAGATATTTCTGTAGAAAGTGAATTAGGAAAAGGCACAACCTTTAGATTTACAATCCAGGCAAAACTGGGTCAATATATTAAGAATGAACCGACAGAAACCCGACAAAAAGTATTAGGATTAATACCGGGTCAGCCGACCTATAAAATTCTGACCGTTGATGATAAAGAAATTAATTGTAAATTATTAATTAAACTTTTAGAACCCTTGGGATTTGAGTTAAAAGAAGCTAGAAATGGGCTAGAAGCGATCGCAATTTGGAATGAGTGGGAACCCCATTTAATCTTCATGGATATGCGAATGCCTGTGATGGATGGTTATGAAGCGACTAAATATATTAAATCCACAACAAAAGGTAATGCTACAGCGATTATTGCTGTAACTGCGAGTGTATTAGAAGAAGAAAAAGCCATTGTCCTCTCAGCCGGATGTGATAATTTTATTCGTAAACCCTTTACAGAACAAAGGATTTTTGAATCCTTGACTAAACATTTAGGAGTTCAGTATATTTATGAGGAAACACAAGCCATTTTAAATAATAAGTTAAACGTTAAATTGACTACTGATGATTTAAACATCATGTCTCAAGATTGGATTGATAAATTGTATAAATCAGCACTTGAAGCCGATGGCCAAGTTGTGATGGAATTAATTATAGAAATTCCCAACACCCAGATTTTTCTGATACAATTCTTAACACAACTTGTGCGGAAATTTCAATTCGAGCAAATAGTTGAATTAATTGAACCCCTGATTAATCATGAATCCTGA
- a CDS encoding diguanylate cyclase domain-containing protein: MNPELSPPMKGNILLVDDLPENLQLLSDLLIQLGYTVRSVTSGRMALKTVRFKQPDVIFLDVKMPEMDGYQVCEALKADENFRNIPVIFISALNDVFDKVKAFQAGGVDYITKPFQVEEVVARLESQLTIQRQKQLLEAEIIKRQEAEEILYQSRALLSSILNSSLDGIAALQAVREPETGMIKDFRCLVVNPVLAKVFERTRDEMMGKIILKKLLNRIQPELFYRFVKIVETGESLEQDIYYPFGESYWYHFVAVKLGDGFSITIRDITSRKKAELALQEANQKLYQLANLDSLTQVANRRCFDACLQKEWEALEKQQRPLTLIMFDLDSFKAYNDHYGHLAGDDCLFKIAQAVYQCTRHLDLRRSVDLVARYGGEEFVILLSNANLQVGINVAKRIQRMISHLAIPHQRSGVKEFVTVSLGIASLIPSATVQPDYLIQLADQALYNAKQQGRDCYCIALN, encoded by the coding sequence ATGAATCCTGAGCTTTCACCCCCAATGAAAGGAAATATCCTCCTCGTCGATGATCTTCCAGAAAATTTACAGCTATTAAGCGATTTACTAATTCAACTTGGCTATACTGTCCGCAGTGTCACCAGTGGGCGAATGGCTCTTAAAACGGTGAGATTCAAACAACCCGATGTGATTTTTTTAGATGTTAAAATGCCAGAAATGGATGGTTATCAAGTTTGTGAAGCCTTAAAAGCAGATGAAAATTTTCGCAATATTCCCGTCATTTTTATTAGTGCCTTAAATGATGTTTTTGATAAAGTAAAAGCCTTTCAAGCGGGTGGAGTAGACTATATTACCAAACCCTTTCAAGTGGAAGAAGTCGTAGCCCGTTTAGAAAGTCAGTTAACCATTCAACGACAAAAACAACTTTTGGAAGCCGAAATTATTAAGCGTCAGGAAGCTGAGGAGATTCTCTATCAATCCAGAGCACTTTTATCGAGTATATTAAATAGTTCCCTAGATGGAATTGCCGCATTGCAAGCGGTACGGGAACCAGAAACAGGAATGATTAAAGATTTTCGTTGCTTAGTCGTTAACCCGGTCTTGGCTAAAGTCTTTGAACGCACTCGTGATGAAATGATGGGTAAAATTATTCTCAAAAAACTCCTCAACCGCATTCAACCGGAACTATTTTATCGGTTTGTGAAAATCGTCGAGACAGGTGAATCTTTAGAACAGGATATTTATTATCCCTTTGGAGAATCTTACTGGTATCACTTTGTTGCCGTCAAATTAGGGGATGGTTTTTCGATTACCATCCGTGATATTACTAGCCGAAAAAAAGCGGAACTCGCCCTTCAAGAAGCCAATCAAAAATTATATCAACTGGCCAATCTGGATAGTTTAACTCAAGTGGCTAACCGTCGCTGTTTTGATGCTTGTTTGCAAAAAGAATGGGAGGCTTTGGAAAAACAACAACGGCCATTAACCTTAATTATGTTTGATCTCGATAGCTTTAAAGCTTATAACGACCATTACGGTCATCTAGCTGGGGATGATTGTCTATTCAAAATTGCACAGGCGGTTTATCAATGTACTCGTCACCTCGATTTGCGGCGTTCCGTTGACCTTGTAGCCCGTTACGGAGGCGAGGAATTTGTCATCCTCCTCTCCAATGCAAATCTACAGGTTGGCATCAATGTAGCAAAACGGATTCAGCGTATGATTTCCCATTTAGCGATTCCTCATCAACGGTCGGGAGTCAAGGAATTTGTCACCGTCAGTTTAGGAATTGCGTCCCTAATTCCCAGCGCAACAGTTCAACCGGATTACTTAATTCAACTCGCAGATCAAGCGTTGTACAATGCTAAACAACAAGGGCGTGATTGCTATTGTATAGCCCTCAATTAG